A segment of the Streptomyces sp. XD-27 genome:
GGGCGTGGGACATCAGCGGCAGCGCGCCGGGCTCGTCCGCGACCTCCTCAAGGACCCGGGCGGTCAGCTCGCGTTCAACGGTGAGCCCGCAGGCTCCGGCCGGTCGCACGACGGCCGCCCGCAGTTCGTCCGAGCCCATGGGACCGACCAGGAGCGTTGCGTCGCCGAGTGCGGCGGACAGGGCGTGGTGATCGGCACATCGGCCGAAGAAGTCGGCACGTACGGCAAGAACCACCCGTAGCCGACTGCCGTCGTCCCGGGCGGCGAGCAACCGGTCCAGGAATGCCTCGCGCTCGTCGGGATCGGCGCAGAGGGTGAACAACTCCTCGAACTGGTCCACCAGCAGCCAGGTGTCTGCCGGGCCGTCGGCCGGCGTCAGCCGAGCGGCGTGCCTCATCGGATGTGCGCCGGGGGTGAGCAACCGCACCGCAGCCGGTATCCGCCCCGCCTCCTGATCGGGGCGCCGCAGCCGGGGTACGAGACCGGCACGCAGCAAAGAGGACTTGCCGCTGCCCGACGCACCCACCACGGCGCTGACGCGATGCCGACGGGCCGTCTCCTCCAGCCGCCCCGTCATCGCATCGCGGCCGAAGAACAGCTTCGCGTCCCCCGGCTCGAAGCGCGCCAGTCCCCGATACGGTGGCTCGCCGTCCTCATCGTCGGGGCGCGGCTGCGCCGTGATCTCCTCGTCAGCCTGCTCCCAGCGGTGCCGCCACTCCTCCGTATCGCCCTGGCAGGCGCGCACGTAGGCCAGCAGCACCGGCAGGCTCGGCAGGCGCTCGCCCGCCGCCGCCTGCGACAGCGTCGCCGCCGAGTACCCCGCCCGCCGCGCCATCGCCCGGTAGGCCGGTCTACCGGCCTCGTCGCGGAGCTTGCGCAACGCGTACGCGAAGCGCTGCACCGGACCGTCCAGCGGATCGATGGCCTTCTCCGGACGGCCCACGCGCCGCTCCCTCCCCGCTCTTCTCCCCTGAATGCTTCGCCAGCCTAAGGACCAGGCAACCAGGCCCGCAAACGGCGTCCGGAACGGCAAGAGGACGCAGGACGAATTGATTAGTGCAGCTCAGGTGGGGTGTCAATCAAATCGGTGGCGGGTGAGGTGGGTGACGTCGGGCTGCCCCGCCGAGCCGGTTGAGGCGCCCTGACGCGCCGATGCACGACGCCCAACCGAGGACACGCATGCACATCAGCAGACGAATATCCCTGGCCGCAGCCGGGGCGGGACTGGCCCTGACCACCGCCTTGCTGGCTCCCGCCTCCGCAACGGCGTCGGCACCTGGGACGGGGACGGCGACAGGACTGCGCGTCGGTCCGACCGGCGAGATCCCGAAGCCCAAGGCAGCCGGCCCCGTCGAGCTCAGGAACGAGCGCACCTGCGACACGGTGCGGCCGAAGCTGGAGGGCTACGCCGCGGCGGGCATGGGGAAGGTCACCTGCCTTGAGCAGCAGAAGCCCGCCGCGGTGAAGACGGCGGCGCGGTCGGCTCCGTCGAAGCCGGCGGGGGAAGCGCTCAGCGCCGCGCCGAAGTGCAGCGTCACGATGGGGCAGTGGTACTTCACCCGCTTCGACGCCTGCGGCTCGGTTCAGCTCACGTACACCGTGTTCGACACCAGGACGAAGAAGAAGATCGGCGGGGCGACCTTCACCGCCAAGCAGGAGATCACGCTCGCGGCCAAGAGCGGCGAATGGAAGACCGATGACTCGCTGAAGCTGGACTCGGCGTGGGGCGCGGCCAAGGGGCTGCGCGCGGTGTGGAAGACCGAGTGCGTCGGTGGCGGGGCCTGTGGAGCCGGCACCGCCTGGGGCGGCGCTCAGAAGATCTCCGTGGGCAAGACCCTCCACGGCGGCACCACCCACAAGTGGAAGGCCGGGCAGAACACCCAGGGGTTCACGACGAAGACCACGGTGACCATCACGGGATCCGGCCAGATCCTGCTGCACCCGGCCACCTTCGAGCCGCCGGGGAAGATGACCATCCGCTGCGACAAGATCGCCAGCGGTGCGAGTGTCGGCTGCGTCTTCCCGTCGTTCGCCCCCACGCTGACGCTGCCGCTGAAGAACCGCGGGCACGTCAACGTCGCCTTTTCCATGCAGCACCTCACCGACCACTGGGGCTGGGAGGGCAAGGGCAGCCCGCTGACCCGCGAGATGGACGAGTCGGTCATCAACTCCAATCGCGGCAAGGTCTGCGACTCGGCGTGGAAGGCGGATCCGACGGTCCCCGAGGACAGCTGCGACGAGTTCCCGTTCGCCGCGACGAACCAGAGCGGTGGCCAGTTCGGCCTCAGGGGCAAGGACTGCGCCCAGATCCGCCCCGACACGCCGCAGAACGGGCGGTGGAACGTCACTCCGTTGAACGACGTCACCGGACGGCGTTGCACGATCGGCCACGTCCCCAACAAGGAGAACGGGTCGGTGGGTGGATCCCTGTCGGCCTTCTACCAGAACCAGCGGGTCCTCGACGACGAGAAGTTCTGGCTCGCCGTCCGCTGACCGCACCGTGCTCTGCCGGCCCCGGGACGTCCCGGGGCCGGCAGAGCACGTCGGGCTCACTGCCCCGTGGACGCGCCCAGCCCACCGGTCGTCTTCGCCCTCCCGGCCGGCCGCGGGGCGGAACGCCCACCCACCGGGCCGCCAACCGCTCCCCCCTCGATCACGGGAGTGCCCGGATCGGTCACGGGAGTGCCCGGATCCGGCCCCCGGAACCCGTCCACCCGTGATGGCTCCGGAGTCAGGCCGTCCGCCGGGAGCCTGCCCGTCAACGCCAGCGTGGTCTGCTCCTGCGACACGACCACGCCCGTCACCTCGTGCAGCAGCGCCAGCCCCCGTGCCGCCGAGCGGAGCCGTCCGCGTCGAGGAGGCCGACCCGCCGCATCTGCTCCACAAGCCGGTCCGGATTCGCCCCGCCCCGTGCCGCTCGCTCCTGCGGAGCCGCAGTGTCGAAGCCGGTGATCAGCGCGCCGTCCTGCCAGTATTCGACGCTTTCCGCTCCACCCGCCGTGAAGCAGCAGATCACCTCCGTCCCCCGGGAGGCGCACTCCAGTCGGGCCGAGCCGCTGCCCCAGAGGCTGGCCGGCTCCAGCGAGAAGGCCCAGCCGTCGGCCTCTCCGGCTCGCGCCGCACCCCAGGTCCAGTAGTCCGCCATGCCCGCCCACAGGAACGCGTTCGCCTCGTCCTCGTCCCGCGGCACGAACATCTCGGCGGTGCCGGCCCCCAGGCGCGACATGAGCTCACGGCCGGTCAGGGCCTTGGCCAGGACAAGGCAGTGGGTCTCGTACACGTCGGCGATCCAGACCAGCGGATTCACGTCCGTCATGCCCCTCCTCGGCTGTAGGTGGATCCTCGATGCCATGGTGCTACAGGCTCTACGCCCCGGGGCCGACCAAGCCCGCGTCGTGGGCCATGACAGGACTCGCCAGACCTCGACCTCATCGGCTGGGCGCTCACCGCCCGAGGGCGGTGGCCATACGGGCGTAACGTCCGGGGGTGATGCCCACGAGCCGTTTGAAGTGCCGGGTCAGATGCGACTGGTCGTAGAAGCCGGTCGCGGCCGCCACCTCGCCGGGTGACTGCCCGTCGAGGAACAGCCGTCGGGCGCGGTCGACCCGGCGGGCCATCAGGTACTGGTGCGGGGCGATGCCGAAGGCGCTGCTGAACGCCCGCACCAGGTGCGTGGGGTGGGCATGTACCAGCTTCGCGGCCTCGGCCAGGGACACCCCATGGAGCAGCCGTTCGTCGAGGAGCTCCCGCATGCTGCCGGCTACCCTGCGGTCGGGCGCCGGCGGGCCGGCGGCGAGCCGGGGCCGCAAGTGGCCGCGCAACCGTTCTCCGATCAGGGCGAGACGGCTCTCCGCCTCCAGTTCGTCGCCCCGGCTCGCGAGGGCCGTGTGCAGCTGCCCGACGCGTCGGCGCAGGAGAGGGTCGACCAGGTCGGGGCCATCCACCGCCGGACCGATGAAGCTCTCGTCGAGTTGGCTCAGGTCCAGGTAGAGCACCCGCTTACGGAAGCCCTGCGGGGTGGCGGGTGAGCCGTTGTGCGGCACCTGCGGCGGGAGCAGGGACACCGTGTCGTGCGGGGTGCCGCGCTCGTGGCGGTTCAGGTCATAGCGCACCGCGCCGTCGTCGACGATCAGCAGGGTCCATGCCTCGTGGACGTGCATCGGGTACGCATGCTCGGTGAAGTGGGCGTGGAAGACCTCCACAACACCCGCGATCCGCGGGCGCCACGCGGAAACCTCCTGCCGGGCCACCATGCAAAGAACGTACAAGACAGTGCCGTTGCCCGACCGGCAGCCTCGATGCATGACGACCGAGAACACGCCCGTACGTTTCGACACCAAGATCGCCGTACTGCTGCGCGACGATCTGGAGCCCTGGCAGCGGCTGAACGTGACCGCATTCCTGGTCAGCGGCCTCGGCTCGGAGCTGCCCGAGGTGATCGGCGAACCGTACGCCGACGCCGACGGCACCCCCTACCTGCCGATGTTCCGCCAGCCTGTCCTCGTCTTCGAGGGGGCGAAGGAGACGCTGACCGCCGCGCACGGTCGCGCCCTGTCCCGCTCGCTCCCCCGGTCGGTGTTCACCTCCGATCTCTTCGCCACCGGCAACGACCAGGACAACCGTGCGGCGGTAGCCGCCACGCCGAGGGACCAACTGGATCTGGTGGGTCTCGCTGTGTATGGGCCGCGCAACGCGGTGGACAAAGTGCTCAAGGGGGCCCGGATGCACCCCTGAACGTCGTCGGAAGGCGGGGTTTCAGACCGCGGTCCCGGCCACCGCCTGCCTCCTGGCGCGGGACGTGGGGGATATGGGAGATGCAGGGGATGTGTGGGATATGGGAGATGCGGGGGATGCGGGGGCCGGGGCCCCCGTCTGCTCGTCGGCCCGCGCCACCGCCTCCAGCGCGGTCCGCGCGAAGGCGCGTACTGCGCCGGTGCTGTCGCCGGCGCGCCAGACCAGCCCGTAGCCGACCGGGGCGGCGTCGTCGAAGGGGAGGTAGCGGACGCCGGGGCGGGCGGAGTAGGTGGCGGTGTGTGCGGCGGTGAGGAACGCGCCCTTTCCGGCGGCGACGAGCATCAGTGCCTCCTGCATGTTGGTGACGCCCGGACCGCGCGCGATGGGGCGGCCGCCCGGGGTGTGCGCGGGGACGTGGTACTCCAGCCGGTAATCGGGGATGTCACCGGCGATCGTCAGCAGCACCACCTCGGCCAGGTCTTCGAGCGAGACGCGGCGTCGGGCAGCGAGCGGATGCCCGGAGGCGATGGCCAGCACCCGCTCCTCCGTGAACAGCGCGGGACCCGCGCCCAGGTCCTCCTCGCGCACCGGGAGCTCGGTGAGCTGGACGTCGAACTCGCCCTTGCGCAGCGGCCCGTACGGATCGGACAGCGGCACCTCACAGATCTCGACGTCGAGCTCCGGGTGGCTCGCGCGCAGCGCCTCGGCCGCCCGCAGCACGATCTCCCCGGCCGGCGGGCCGGAGAATCCGATGTGCAGTACCCCGCTGACACCGCGCGCGGCAGCGGCAGCCCTGGCGAGGGCCGCGTCGATCGCGCGATGGTGGGGTTCGAGGTCCTCGCGGAGCTGCCGGCCGAGGCCGGTGAGGGCGACCCGGCGGCTCGTACGGACGAACAGCGGTGCGCCGACGCGGCGTTCGAGCCGCTGCACAAGCTGGCTCACCCGGGCCCGGGACAGCCGCATGCGCTCGGCCGTGCGGCCGAAGTGCAACTCCTCGGCGAGGATCAGGAAGCACTCCAGTTCGTCGCGCTCCATGGACACCCTCCGCTCCCTTGAACGCCGTGAACACCCTGAACGCCCTGAACGCCCTGAACTCCCCGGATCAGTAAGCCTGTCTGAACGAACATTGCGATCTTCGCTGTTGTTCCCCCTCTCCGGCCGACCGAGGGTGAGGGGGCGGGCGACAACCCCGTCAGCCGCCCCCATCCACCCACGTCACCGAGGAACCGAGGGATCGAGAGATGCAGATGAGCGCGAGAAACTGGGGCGTGTTGTTCGTCCTGTGCGGGGCGATCTTCCTGGAGGGCATCGACGTGGCCATGCTCAACGTGGCCCTGCCGTCGATCCGCGCGGACCTCGGCATGTCCACCGGCGAGCTGCAGTGGGTCATGAGCGCGTACGTCCTGGGCTACGGCGGCTTCATGCTGCTCGGCGGCCGCGCGGCCGACCTCTTCGGGCGCCGCCGGATGTTCGTCTTCTGGCTGTTCGTCTTCCTGGTCTTCTCCGGCCTGGGCGGCTTCGCCACCGAGGGCTGGATGCTGCTCGCCGCGCGGTTCGTCACCGGCGTCGCGGCCGCCTTCATGACCCCGGCCGGCCTGTCCATCATCACCACGAGCTTCGCGGAGGGGCCGCAGCGCGACCGGGCCCTGCTCATCTACTCCGGCACCGCGGCCGGCGGGTTCTCCATCGGCCTGGTCGTCGGCGGGCTGCTCACCGCGGCCGACTGGCGCTGGGTGTTCTTCGCCCCGGTCGCGCTGTCCGCCGTCATCCTGGTCGCCGCGCTCGCGCTCCTGCCGAAGTCGCCGCGGGAGAACCGGGCCGGGCAGGGCGTCGACCTGGCGGGCGCGATCACCGTCACCACGGCCATCATGCTGCTCGTCCTGGGGGTCGAGCGCGCCTCGCACGCGGGCCTCGGCCGGACCGTCGCCACGCTGGCCGCCGGCCTTGCCCTCCTCGCCGTCTTCGCCGCCGTCGAGCGCCGCGCCGCCACCCCGCTCGTCCGCCTCGGCATCCTCCGCCGCGGTTCGTTGGTCCGCGCCAACCTCGTCGGGCTGCTCTTCTCCGCCGGCTTCTTCGCCTTCCAGTTCCTGGTGGTGCTCTATCTCCAGGAGCTGCGCGGCTGGTCCACGCTCCAGACGAGCTTCGCGATGATCGTCATCGGCATCGACGCAATCCTGTCGCCCACGCTCACCCCCAGACTCGTGAACCGGTTCGGCAACGCCCGGGTGATCTTCGGCGGGCTGCTGCTGGCGGCGCTCTCGTACGGCCTGTTCCTGCCGGTCGGCGCCGACTGGACGTACCCGATGATGCTGCCGAGCCTGATCGTCCTCGGCCTCGGCTTCTCGCTGGCGTACGGACCGCTCACCATCGTCGCCACGGAGGGCGTGGAGGAGTCGGAGCAGGGCTTGGCCGGCGGCCTGCTCTACACCTCCTTCCAGTTCGGCGCCGCGCTCGGCCTCTCCGCCGCCACCGCGGTCAACGTCGCCGCCACGGATTCGGACAGCCCCGCCGCCCTGCTCGACGGCTACCACGCCGCCCTCGCCGTCCCGCTCACCACCGCCCTGCTCGCCGTCGTCATCGGCGCGTTCGGGCTGCGGGGCGGGGGCCGCGCGGAAGGGGTGGACGGGACAGGCGGCGCGGACCGTACGGAGACCCGCACCGCCATCTGAGGCGCTGCCCTCCGAACGCGACCGCCGACCCGGTCCACTACTGGCGCGGCGGCCCGGACGACCCCCGGTACCACGTGATCCGCATCGACCCCTGGCGCGTCCAGCTCGTCCGCGGCACCGACCTGGGCAGCACAATCTGGCGCCGGGACGGCTGAACGCCGACGCCTCAGCCCGACGCCTTGTCCGGGGCGGCCGGGTTTCCGCCCTCAGCCGGAAGTCCGCCGGCGCAGGCAGCGGTGAGCACACCGGGCTCCGCTCCCGGCTGCTACGCGGAGAACTCGACGGCGATGTCGTACAGGCCCGGGCTTGCGGTGATCGGCGTCTGCAGGTCCTCGCGCGCGGCTCGGGTGCGCTCCTCGAACTCGGTGTCCGCAGTGGCGGCCTCCCACGCCTCTCGGCTTTCCCAGTGGGACACGTTGACGAGCTGGAACCGGGTCTCCGACGAACGGGCCCGGTGCAGCCGGGAGTCGAGAAATCCGGGCTTGGCGCTCATGAGTGCGGCGCGTTGCTCCCACTGGGCGATGAACGCGTCGAGGTGTTCGGCGGCTATTTCGAAGATGTTGATGAACGTGACGGACGAGCCCGGCGCGTTCACCGGCTGGCTCTCCAAGGCCATGGGGAACTCCAAGGTCGGATGGCGCTGCCTGGCCCGCTCGGCGCGGGCCGGGTAGCGGTGGGTCAGGTCCTGCCGCGCAGCGCGGCGAGTTGCAGTATGGCGAACACCGAGACGGGGATGGCCTGCAGGACGGTCCATACCGTGCCGACGGCGTTGGGGTGCCACCAGTCGAGGACGAGGGAGGCGACGCTCGCCGCCACCCACGCGATCCCGATCGCGACGACGAGTCGCACCGATGCGGCGGGCGGACGAGCTCGGCCGGCCAGCACAGCGACGCCCACGCCGATCGTCAGCATCAGGCCGCCGGAGGTGAGTACCACCTTGTCGCCGACCCCGAGCAGCCGGGCGAGGGGGCCGGAGACGAGGAGGTAGACCAGCCCGAACACGATCATTCCGGCCGCGTCCATGGCGAGGATCCGGCGCAGCGGAGCATGAGCCGGCATGGGGGGACTCGTCGGGGCGACGTCCGCGGATGACGGTGTCATTGAGGTCTCCCAGCAGTCGGTGTCACCGATGGGTGCGCGGCGGGATGTTGTAGTTGAGGCGGAAGATGTTCTGGGGGTCGTAGTGGGCCTTCAGCGCGGTCAGCCGGTTGTGGTCGTCCGTGGTGTAGGCGGTGCGGGTCCGTTCCTGATCGGCGGCGTCGCCGTGGCCCATGAAGTTGAGGAACCGGCCGCTGGTCCAGGGCTCCAGGTCCTTGAACATGCGCTCCAGGAACGCATGCGCGTCGGTGGCGGAGACGCCGATCAAGGGGGTGAGGACCGCCAGCATGAAGCGTGCGTCGCGATGGCCGACGGCGTTCGGGTGCGCGGGCCGGCGGGCCAGCGCACCGCCCAGGTGGCGCAGCTCCACGATGGCCGGCAGCGCCGCGCCGGGGCCGGTGTGCTCGAGGATCGTACGGACCGTGTCGCCGTCCAGGTCCGCCAGGAAGGCGTTGTCGGCGGCCCACGGCATCGGGACCGGGGGGTCGTCGTGGATGTCGGCGCTCTGCTCGTAGGGCATGTCGCGCAGGTTCTCCAGCAGCCGGCGACCGGCCTGGCGGAGCGGTTCGACCATCCGCTCGCCGGCCTCGGGGGAGCCGGTGAAGGCGATCCGCACGTGGCAGACGTGGCGTCCGCGCATCGGCTCGGGCACCTGGGGGTCGTCCGGGAAGGGGATCAGTGCCGCCGACGAGTTCATCTCATCGGGCACCGTGGCGGTCCACTGCCGGTATGCCTCCAGGATCCCGGGGCTCTGCTCGACGTCGAAGAAGAGCCCGCCGCCGTACAGCCGGGCCACCGGCACCAGGCCGAACTCCATGCCGGTGACGATGCCGAAGTTGTCCCGCCCGCCCAGCAGCGCCCAGTACAGCTCCGGCTCGGCGTCCGGGGTGACGTGGCGCAGCCGCCCGTCGGCGGTCACCACGTCCATGGCCAGCACCCGGTCGGCCGCCCGGCCGTGGCTGCGTCCGAGCAGCGGGAGCCCTCCGCCCAGGGTGTAGGAGACGACGCCCACGTGCGGGGCGGAGCCGTTCAGCGGCGCCAGGCCGTGCCGTGCCGCCTCGGGGATCACCTGCTCGAAGCGGGCGCCGGCTGCGACGTGCGCGCTGCGGGTCTCGGGGTCGACGCGGACAGCGGCCATGCGCCGGGTGGTGACCAGCAGCCCGCCCTCGGCGGCCACCGAGAAGCCGTGCCCGGTGCTCTGTACGGCTACCGGCAAGCCGTGCGCCGCGGCGAAGACGACGGCCGCCGCCACGTCCTCGGCCCGCGCGGCGCCGACGATCACCTCCGGACGGTGCCGCACGGCGAGGTTGAAGCCCGTCCGCTCCTCGTCGAAGCCCTCCTGGCCGGGCAACAGCACGGGCCCCTCGATACGGGTGGCCAGGGTCTCGATGTCGTGACGCTCCACGGTCGTGCTCCTTCGTCGGTGCCAACGGGAGCGATCTTGATGGGCTTATATGACATCTGCCGTCATATTCTGCGCGGGTGAAATTCGACCGCCTGCTCTCGATCGTGCTGCTGCTCCAGCACCGTGACCTGGTCCCGGCCAAGGAGCTCGCCGAGCGCCTGGAGGTGTCGCAGCGCACCATCTACCGCGACGTCGAAGCGCTGTCGGCGGCCGGTGTCCCGGTGTACGCCGAGCGCGGCAAGGACGGCGGCATCGGGCTCCTGAACGGCTTCCGCACCGACGTCACGGGCCTGACCACCGACGAGGCGCGCGCGTTGTTCGTACTGGCCTCGCAGAGCGCTCACTCGGCGCTCGGCCTCGACCACGCCCTCGGCTCCGCGCTGCGCAAGGTGATGGCCGCGCTGCCCGCCCCGCACCGCCCGGCGGCCGAGCTGACCAGCCGCCGCATCCTCGTCGAACCCGACCGCTGGCGTGCCGCACCCCGCCCCGAGGCCGACCTGGAGGCCCTGTACGCCGCGGTCCTCAGCGACCGCCGGCTACGCGTTCGCTACCGCCACAGCGGCCAGACGGCGCTGCGCACCTACACCGTCGATCCGTACGGGCTGGTGGCCAAGGCCGGCACCTGGTACCTGGTCGCCGACCACAGGGGCAAGCCGCGGCTCTTCCGCACCGACCGGCTCTCGCAGGTCAGCGTCATCGAGGCCGAAGCGCACCGCCGGCCCGGCGCAGAGCTGACCCAGGTCTGGCACGACCTGCGCCGCGAGGTGGAAGACCGCAGCGGCGGCGTCACGATCGCCGTCCGGCTGCGCCGGGAGCGGCTGGACATGGTGACCCGCATCGCCGGCGGCTACTTCACCGGGCCACCTGTCCCCGAGGCCGGCACCGACGAGTGGCTGCGGGTGGAGGTCGTCTACCCCGTCGTGGAGGCGGTCCGCCACCTGCTGCAGTTCGGTACCGACGTCCAGGTCGTCGGCCCTTCCGAGGCGCGAGCGGAGATGACCCGCGCCATCGCCGAGTTGGCCGGGCTCTACGGCACTGCCTGAACCACGGCTTCGGGGTTGCCCGACGTGAAGGGCACAGGTCTCTGCGCTGGTCTCGCCGGAGGTCCGTATGGGCCCTCTGACCTGCCCCTGCACCTCGCGTGGTCCGGCCTGTCCCGGTTCGCCACCGAGAACCCGGAGCCGATGGAGAAGATCGCCGCCACCGTGCGCGTCAGCCGTGCTTACGTGCACGCGCTCGCCACGCAGGGCGGCCCAGGTCGAGGACCTGGGCCTTGTTCGTTGTCCGGACAAGTCGCCCCCCCCCGCATAGCGGGGCTTGAACACCTACTGGCTAGGCGAAGGCGAACGCGAGGACGAGCAGCACGGCGAGAACGGCGAACGTCTCCCACCGCATCGCGCGCCTGAGCGTGTCCGTCGACGTGGGCCCGCCGGACCGCGAGGTCGATGATCGACCGTAGGTGGCGTCATCAGATGTGTCGTCGCTCATCCCGCCATGCTAGCCACACCGCGTCGGGGGCCCGACCGCGATCGACAGGGAGCCCCGTTGATCACCGCGGCGATCCGCCTGGCGCCGCTCGGTAGGCGGACCAACATCACCTTTGGCCGTCTAGAGATAACCAGGTACTGTGCAATGCATGGAACCTGACATCGCAGGTAAGCCCGTCGCGGGCAAGGCGGAGAGCCAGCTCCGCAAGGGGGTGCTGGAGTACTGCGTGCTTGCGATCTTGCG
Coding sequences within it:
- a CDS encoding antibiotic biosynthesis monooxygenase translates to MALESQPVNAPGSSVTFINIFEIAAEHLDAFIAQWEQRAALMSAKPGFLDSRLHRARSSETRFQLVNVSHWESREAWEAATADTEFEERTRAAREDLQTPITASPGLYDIAVEFSA
- a CDS encoding DUF2000 domain-containing protein — translated: MTTENTPVRFDTKIAVLLRDDLEPWQRLNVTAFLVSGLGSELPEVIGEPYADADGTPYLPMFRQPVLVFEGAKETLTAAHGRALSRSLPRSVFTSDLFATGNDQDNRAAVAATPRDQLDLVGLAVYGPRNAVDKVLKGARMHP
- a CDS encoding FAD-binding oxidoreductase, which encodes MERHDIETLATRIEGPVLLPGQEGFDEERTGFNLAVRHRPEVIVGAARAEDVAAAVVFAAAHGLPVAVQSTGHGFSVAAEGGLLVTTRRMAAVRVDPETRSAHVAAGARFEQVIPEAARHGLAPLNGSAPHVGVVSYTLGGGLPLLGRSHGRAADRVLAMDVVTADGRLRHVTPDAEPELYWALLGGRDNFGIVTGMEFGLVPVARLYGGGLFFDVEQSPGILEAYRQWTATVPDEMNSSAALIPFPDDPQVPEPMRGRHVCHVRIAFTGSPEAGERMVEPLRQAGRRLLENLRDMPYEQSADIHDDPPVPMPWAADNAFLADLDGDTVRTILEHTGPGAALPAIVELRHLGGALARRPAHPNAVGHRDARFMLAVLTPLIGVSATDAHAFLERMFKDLEPWTSGRFLNFMGHGDAADQERTRTAYTTDDHNRLTALKAHYDPQNIFRLNYNIPPRTHR
- a CDS encoding AraC family transcriptional regulator; translated protein: MVARQEVSAWRPRIAGVVEVFHAHFTEHAYPMHVHEAWTLLIVDDGAVRYDLNRHERGTPHDTVSLLPPQVPHNGSPATPQGFRKRVLYLDLSQLDESFIGPAVDGPDLVDPLLRRRVGQLHTALASRGDELEAESRLALIGERLRGHLRPRLAAGPPAPDRRVAGSMRELLDERLLHGVSLAEAAKLVHAHPTHLVRAFSSAFGIAPHQYLMARRVDRARRLFLDGQSPGEVAAATGFYDQSHLTRHFKRLVGITPGRYARMATALGR
- a CDS encoding MFS transporter produces the protein MSARNWGVLFVLCGAIFLEGIDVAMLNVALPSIRADLGMSTGELQWVMSAYVLGYGGFMLLGGRAADLFGRRRMFVFWLFVFLVFSGLGGFATEGWMLLAARFVTGVAAAFMTPAGLSIITTSFAEGPQRDRALLIYSGTAAGGFSIGLVVGGLLTAADWRWVFFAPVALSAVILVAALALLPKSPRENRAGQGVDLAGAITVTTAIMLLVLGVERASHAGLGRTVATLAAGLALLAVFAAVERRAATPLVRLGILRRGSLVRANLVGLLFSAGFFAFQFLVVLYLQELRGWSTLQTSFAMIVIGIDAILSPTLTPRLVNRFGNARVIFGGLLLAALSYGLFLPVGADWTYPMMLPSLIVLGLGFSLAYGPLTIVATEGVEESEQGLAGGLLYTSFQFGAALGLSAATAVNVAATDSDSPAALLDGYHAALAVPLTTALLAVVIGAFGLRGGGRAEGVDGTGGADRTETRTAI
- a CDS encoding YafY family protein, whose translation is MKFDRLLSIVLLLQHRDLVPAKELAERLEVSQRTIYRDVEALSAAGVPVYAERGKDGGIGLLNGFRTDVTGLTTDEARALFVLASQSAHSALGLDHALGSALRKVMAALPAPHRPAAELTSRRILVEPDRWRAAPRPEADLEALYAAVLSDRRLRVRYRHSGQTALRTYTVDPYGLVAKAGTWYLVADHRGKPRLFRTDRLSQVSVIEAEAHRRPGAELTQVWHDLRREVEDRSGGVTIAVRLRRERLDMVTRIAGGYFTGPPVPEAGTDEWLRVEVVYPVVEAVRHLLQFGTDVQVVGPSEARAEMTRAIAELAGLYGTA
- a CDS encoding LysR family transcriptional regulator; amino-acid sequence: MERDELECFLILAEELHFGRTAERMRLSRARVSQLVQRLERRVGAPLFVRTSRRVALTGLGRQLREDLEPHHRAIDAALARAAAAARGVSGVLHIGFSGPPAGEIVLRAAEALRASHPELDVEICEVPLSDPYGPLRKGEFDVQLTELPVREEDLGAGPALFTEERVLAIASGHPLAARRRVSLEDLAEVVLLTIAGDIPDYRLEYHVPAHTPGGRPIARGPGVTNMQEALMLVAAGKGAFLTAAHTATYSARPGVRYLPFDDAAPVGYGLVWRAGDSTGAVRAFARTALEAVARADEQTGAPAPASPASPISHTSPASPISPTSRARRQAVAGTAV
- a CDS encoding DUF6461 domain-containing protein — translated: MTDVNPLVWIADVYETHCLVLAKALTGRELMSRLGAGTAEMFVPRDEDEANAFLWAGMADYWTWGAARAGEADGWAFSLEPASLWGSGSARLECASRGTEVICCFTAGGAESVEYWQDGALITGFDTAAPQERAARGGANPDRLVEQMRRVGLLDADGSARRHGGWRCCTR